The genomic stretch GTCCTAACCATTGCACCGTGGCATATCATATGCCTTGTTTTAGTTGTAAGCCACTATGTTCTATCCGTAAACAAAATCAAATTCAAAGTTCGTTTGAATTATCTTGGACAGTAAAGGTCTGACTTTTCTGATATTTTTCGGTAACCGGTTCTACATTTACTGTCTGAAGAAGAAGAGATCCTGCCAGAGGTCGACAACCTGAACTCACATATAGTCTTGCTTTCCCTCTGTCAACAATGTAGGCTTGGTAGGGAGTAGGGACGGCGGAATATCCAAAACCCAGCAATTGCAGTATACTACATCAAAGGCCTtcacaaaacaagaaagaaaagagagaaaaatgcTTTCCTGCGATGATCAGTCCTCGTCCACAAAGATGGTCTCTTGCTTGAAGAGTCCCCCAAACACAGGCCTCACCTCCTTGGGAGCCGGCTGCTTCGTCGCCTGCTTCACCTTCTGTGCCACTGGCTTCACGACGGCCCTCTGTGGTGCCAGTTTCTCAGCCCTGGCCCGGCCTCTGACCGTGGCGATCTGGGCTGTTGACTCCTCCTCGCCCGAGTTCCGTGCAGCACCTCCTGCGGCTGCTAGCTGCGTGCTGAACTTGTCCCAGGAGAAGTCCGTGTTGAGCTTCAGGCCTTTGGCTCTGGTCAGAAGGTTCTCCAGTGAGGCTTGTGCCTCGTTCATTGGACTTGCGCCTGCCTCTTCTGAGGTCCCTTCGGCTTTGAGCTTACTCGTGGGTTCTTCTGCATCGACAGCTTGCTGTGATGCCAGGGCTTCCTCTTCTGCTTGTGCTTTTGCAGCAGCTTCTTTGTACACTTTTCTTCTAATGTCCTCGGGAATACCTCTGAACAATATGAAGTATCAGTACAGAATGTTGAATTTCATGCCTTTAGGGAATTCATACTTTTGTAAAATTAAACTGCTGGAAATGAGTGAAAGAAGCGATGATCTGTTTTGCCAGATCAGACTTTCAATTCAAAAGGATACTTCCACGTAAGTACCATTGGTTATTTTAGAGGGGAGATGGGCTGCTGCACACAGTAAAGCAGCGGTTTGACAAAATTGCAAGAAATGTTTTGCTCTAACTATGTGCCTATATCCTTTTAATTTGGTAAAATTGGTCCCACGTTACACTTTGCCAACCTATCTGCGGCAGATGGAGCATAACCGAGGAACTAATCAGGTGCTGGTGGAACAAACAGGGTTCCAGGAGTGGGTTTTGCAAACTGTTTGAATTAGTGCTATGAGAGCAATTTACGTATTAGTCAAATAAAGATATCAACATGGCAATATGTTGTACTCATCGTTCCAATTATAACATGGTTGCCAAAGAGCCACATAAAAGACAATCAATATCCAAGGAGTCAAAAAATAATTAACTGATAAAAGACGGGTTTGCCTACTCACGTTAATGCCTCCACTGTTGGCTTGGATGTTCCTGATGAGCTAGTTGAAACTTCCACTACCTGGAAAACAAGAAATATTTTCGACCCATAAGTCAAAATGGAGTTAATAAGCACCGAAAGTAAAATTAAATTTGAATCATGACGTGTCCCTTTTTGTCATCATAACCATTTGATAGCATTTCATGGGTACACACAAACATCAGAATATATGTTTTCATGGGGGATGCACATTCGCCACCAACAAGGCAGATGTTAGAAAGAAACAGGAACTACAACCAAAAGTTTGACGCGACTTCTTCAGCATCAGAAAGTAGAAACATAGTTTAGCCCAAGCCTTATACTAAAACATTGACCATATATGTACTTAAAATAGACACCATAGTTAGTtgtaacttgtcatactactgagCCGTACAGTTACAGGACAAAACAGAATAGCAAGTTTCCATATTGTCTATTTATTCAAACATATAAAGCTGAGCGTTCTGCTTCTATGGCACGCCAACCAAGAACCACACTACATAGTTCTGGAACTTCTGGGGTCCCAGATGGTCCGGAGCAAGTAAGGAATCTCGCATACTAGACTACCGTCTGAATTGCTGTAAGCAATTAACAGACTGTTGGCTTTTTTTGTACATCGATAGAGGACATAAAGTATACATGTTTTCCAAATAATCCATGTTATTCAAATTAATCATGAAACCTTCCGATTGTGTTAGAGACATAGAATTTCTCATGGGACTGGGGCAGAATTGTGGACTGACTGAATTGCCTATATTGAGGTAATGTTTTTGTTGGGGAAACAAAATAACAGGCATGGCCATCGAAATGCACAAGTTTTAGTAGTACCTTGTTCTCTGCAATTTCCACGTTGGAGAAAACATCAGCCACCAGAGAAGCAATCTGCAACTTGGACACCTACCAAAACATAGAAATCTGTGAATATATGCAACGACAGAAACCGTGACGTGGACTGCATTGCATAATCACAGCTGTAAACTACCTTGCCAGTTTCCGTTGAGGAAGCCGTCGACGAATCCTCTTTGGCCAGGACCAAGCCATATGAGCTCTCAGGGTTGTAGTCGTCGGTGAGTGATGCCTTGACTAAGGTGTAGTTCACATCAGTCTCCACCACCTTGGACAAGAATTCGCTCACCGACATAGTCTGCACGCGCGAGAACAGGTTCGAGAAAAACGATGTGAACCCATCAAGCACACTGTTCGCGGATGCCCCACCGAAGCCAGCAGCACCCACATCGTAGACGACAACGACATGCGCCACGCCTGCGAGGTCTGCAGCCTGCACTACCCGGAGCGCATCGTCGGTAGTGACCACTCCGCCCTCTGGTCCTTTCTCGGCCAGACCGACCGTGATCACCACCTTGGCCGCTGGGCCGATGGACTTGGCGATCGCCTCAGTGTCATCGAAATCCGACTCCACTGCGTTGAGCCTGCGCGCCTCCGCGGGGGATATGAGCCCGTACGCGGCGGCAAGCCGAGCCAGCTCCTGTGCGGACGCGAGGTCCGGGACACCGGCGCGCACGGCGAAGCCTTGCCGCAGCAGCGTCTGTGCAATGCGGACACCCGTCTGCCCAGTGGCGCCCGCGACGAACACAGTCTGCGCGTCCTTCTTTCCTCTTCCACCGGCAAACAGCGACCCGGTTGCCGGCGACGGGAAGGCCGGTATCAGTGCCTTGGCCTCCGTAAACTTGCCGGTGAAGTCGACAAAGAAGGGCTTCTTCTTGGTCTCCTCATCTGCTCCGGGCTTGCCGGCGCCGACCCGGCAGAGGAAAGCTGGGGCGCGGCGGcgaagaggagaggagagggggcggAAGGAAGGAGGGTTGGAGGTGAGCGCGGGCGCCATGGCGGGCTGGCGTCACGTGGTCGAACAGGTGGTGGGCATGGGCACCGTGAGATGAGGAAGAGGTGGTGATGGATGGCGCGCGCGTGGGATGGCATGTCTGGATTGGGGGAGGTGGCGGAGGAGCCTATCGGGAGAGGCCATGTGGGTTGCCGTTTATCTCT from Lolium rigidum isolate FL_2022 chromosome 4, APGP_CSIRO_Lrig_0.1, whole genome shotgun sequence encodes the following:
- the LOC124649584 gene encoding protein PLASTID TRANSCRIPTIONALLY ACTIVE 16, chloroplastic — encoded protein: MAPALTSNPPSFRPLSSPLRRRAPAFLCRVGAGKPGADEETKKKPFFVDFTGKFTEAKALIPAFPSPATGSLFAGGRGKKDAQTVFVAGATGQTGVRIAQTLLRQGFAVRAGVPDLASAQELARLAAAYGLISPAEARRLNAVESDFDDTEAIAKSIGPAAKVVITVGLAEKGPEGGVVTTDDALRVVQAADLAGVAHVVVVYDVGAAGFGGASANSVLDGFTSFFSNLFSRVQTMSVSEFLSKVVETDVNYTLVKASLTDDYNPESSYGLVLAKEDSSTASSTETGKVSKLQIASLVADVFSNVEIAENKVVEVSTSSSGTSKPTVEALTGIPEDIRRKVYKEAAAKAQAEEEALASQQAVDAEEPTSKLKAEGTSEEAGASPMNEAQASLENLLTRAKGLKLNTDFSWDKFSTQLAAAGGAARNSGEEESTAQIATVRGRARAEKLAPQRAVVKPVAQKVKQATKQPAPKEVRPVFGGLFKQETIFVDED